From Phosphitispora fastidiosa, one genomic window encodes:
- the thiH gene encoding 2-iminoacetate synthase ThiH: MGFYEIYNEIKDTDFAGLLKEVTVQQAERVIGENTVSDTGFLRLLSPAAGERLEPMARKAHHLTLKNFGRVIGLYTPMYLSDFCTNECVYCGFNTKNPMRRRTLSVAEVEREGRMIAGTGLRHLLILTGEAPRQASVEYLAECTGRLRKYFSSVSIEVYPMETAGYQTLVAAGVDGMTVYQEVYDPEIYDRLHIKGPKKNYLFRLDAPERACQAGMRTVNLGALLGLADWRSEVFALGLHAKYLQDKYPDTEISVSFPRIRPAAGQFRPAVEVTDRALVQMILAIRLFLPRAGITLSTRENSDFRDNLIRLGVTKMSAGSCTEVGGRLDGDGHEGQFEISDTRSVAEMKAAILQHGYQPVSKDWLII; encoded by the coding sequence ATGGGCTTTTATGAAATATATAATGAAATTAAAGATACAGACTTTGCCGGATTGCTTAAAGAGGTGACAGTTCAGCAAGCAGAGAGGGTAATCGGGGAAAACACGGTTAGTGATACCGGGTTTCTGCGGCTGTTGTCTCCGGCTGCCGGCGAAAGGCTGGAGCCTATGGCCCGGAAGGCACATCACCTGACCTTAAAGAATTTTGGCCGGGTAATCGGCCTGTATACACCGATGTATCTTTCGGACTTTTGTACCAACGAATGTGTTTACTGTGGCTTTAATACCAAAAACCCTATGCGCCGCAGGACTCTAAGTGTTGCAGAGGTTGAACGGGAAGGCCGGATGATTGCCGGAACGGGATTGAGACACCTGCTTATCCTCACGGGAGAAGCGCCGCGCCAGGCATCTGTGGAATACCTGGCCGAGTGTACCGGGAGATTGCGGAAGTACTTCTCCTCAGTTTCTATTGAAGTATATCCCATGGAAACAGCAGGATATCAGACCCTTGTTGCCGCAGGGGTTGATGGAATGACTGTTTACCAGGAGGTATATGACCCGGAAATTTATGACCGGCTCCACATTAAAGGGCCTAAGAAAAACTATCTCTTCAGGCTTGATGCACCGGAGCGGGCTTGTCAGGCCGGCATGCGGACTGTCAACCTGGGGGCATTGCTGGGGCTTGCAGACTGGAGAAGCGAGGTTTTTGCCCTTGGGCTTCATGCAAAATACCTTCAGGATAAATACCCCGATACCGAAATCAGTGTGTCATTTCCACGCATCAGGCCCGCAGCCGGACAATTCCGGCCTGCGGTAGAGGTAACTGACCGGGCACTGGTTCAGATGATATTAGCGATAAGGCTGTTTTTGCCCCGGGCGGGGATTACCCTTTCTACAAGAGAAAACTCCGATTTTCGGGACAACCTCATCAGGCTTGGGGTAACCAAAATGTCTGCCGGTTCCTGCACTGAAGTGGGAGGGCGGCTGGATGGGGATGGCCATGAAGGTCAGTTTGAAATTTCCGATACGCGTTCTGTGGCCGAAATGAAGGCTGCTATTTTACAACACGGATACCAACCTGTCTCCAAAGACTGGCTGATAATATAA
- a CDS encoding ATP-binding protein, with protein sequence MAKKKKAVLNEKLCDHSPFCAAKRVCGLGAITQKTHWLFKAEVPQIDGDKCVGCGKCVAYCPHRAIKMK encoded by the coding sequence TTGGCAAAGAAGAAAAAAGCTGTACTTAATGAAAAACTGTGTGACCATTCACCGTTCTGTGCCGCCAAAAGAGTCTGCGGCCTTGGGGCTATCACCCAAAAAACGCATTGGCTCTTTAAGGCTGAGGTCCCCCAAATCGACGGGGATAAGTGTGTCGGCTGCGGAAAGTGTGTTGCTTACTGCCCCCATCGTGCCATCAAAATGAAATAG
- a CDS encoding thiazole synthase gives MMDILKIGGQEIHNRLFLGTGKFASDALIPDVIKASGVQVVTVALRRVDFENEQDNMLNYIDKECVLMPNTSGARTADEAVRIARIARAAGCGNWVKIEVIKDNKYLLPDNTETLKATEILAREGFAVFPYMSPDLMAARQMRDAGAAAIMPLGSPIGSNRGLQTRELVRILIDEIDLPIIVDAGIGRPSEAAEAMEMGAAAVLVNTAIAVADDPVSMAAAFSMAVKAGRQGYLAGPGAAKLYAEASSPLTGFLRDFE, from the coding sequence ATAATGGACATCTTAAAAATTGGAGGGCAGGAAATTCACAACCGGCTGTTTCTGGGCACAGGGAAATTTGCTTCAGATGCGCTCATTCCTGATGTGATCAAGGCTTCCGGGGTGCAGGTGGTGACTGTTGCTCTGCGCAGGGTTGATTTTGAAAACGAGCAGGATAATATGCTGAATTATATAGATAAGGAATGTGTTTTGATGCCCAATACCTCAGGGGCGCGGACCGCTGATGAGGCAGTCAGGATTGCCCGGATTGCCCGGGCTGCCGGATGTGGTAACTGGGTTAAAATTGAAGTCATAAAAGACAACAAATACCTGCTTCCTGATAATACTGAGACCCTGAAGGCAACCGAGATCCTTGCCCGTGAGGGGTTTGCGGTTTTCCCATACATGAGCCCGGACCTGATGGCAGCCCGTCAGATGAGGGATGCCGGGGCTGCAGCTATTATGCCCCTGGGTTCGCCCATAGGTTCCAACAGGGGATTGCAAACCCGGGAACTGGTGCGGATACTTATTGATGAAATTGACCTTCCGATAATTGTTGACGCTGGGATTGGCCGGCCTTCGGAGGCCGCAGAAGCAATGGAAATGGGCGCTGCTGCAGTGCTGGTGAATACCGCAATTGCGGTGGCTGATGATCCTGTATCTATGGCTGCAGCCTTCAGTATGGCAGTAAAGGCGGGCCGTCAGGGTTACTTGGCTGGACCTGGGGCTGCAAAGCTGTATGCAGAGGCTTCATCGCCTCTGACCGGGTTCCTGCGGGATTTTGAATAA
- a CDS encoding RNA polymerase sigma factor, translated as MDITGLVKMARAGDEQAYARLIEMKRENLYRIALAYVGNEADCQDMLQEAYLKAYLSLNKLKNPEFFFTWLTRILINLCCSQLKRRYKFVRLDGGQPAGSYVDPNFILAEAKADITGMLDSLDEKYRQVLILKYLGEYTLVEISEILKCPLGTVKSRLNYGLRELREKAERRAGCD; from the coding sequence ATGGATATAACAGGACTGGTAAAAATGGCCCGGGCCGGAGACGAACAGGCTTATGCCAGGCTTATAGAAATGAAGCGGGAGAATCTCTACAGGATTGCTTTAGCATATGTGGGCAATGAAGCTGACTGCCAGGATATGCTTCAGGAGGCCTATTTAAAGGCATACTTGTCTTTAAATAAGCTTAAGAACCCTGAATTTTTCTTTACTTGGCTGACCAGAATTCTGATAAATCTATGCTGCAGCCAGTTAAAAAGAAGGTATAAATTTGTCAGATTAGATGGAGGGCAGCCCGCAGGAAGTTATGTTGACCCGAATTTCATTTTGGCTGAAGCCAAGGCTGATATAACCGGTATGCTTGATTCCCTTGATGAAAAGTACCGCCAAGTGCTAATTTTAAAGTACTTGGGAGAATATACCCTTGTTGAAATCAGTGAAATACTGAAATGTCCCCTGGGTACGGTCAAATCGCGTTTAAACTACGGGCTCAGGGAACTCCGGGAAAAAGCTGAAAGGAGGGCTGGCTGTGATTGA
- the thiS gene encoding sulfur carrier protein ThiS: MVIVQLKINGKVTEIEPLLTLAGLMQTRGIKSGAVVVQYNGDIVDKGFWTEIVLKENDELEILRFVGGG, from the coding sequence ATGGTAATTGTGCAGCTAAAAATTAATGGCAAGGTGACGGAAATAGAGCCTTTGCTGACTCTTGCCGGCCTCATGCAGACCCGCGGGATTAAGTCGGGGGCAGTGGTTGTCCAGTACAACGGGGATATTGTTGATAAGGGCTTTTGGACCGAAATTGTACTTAAAGAAAATGATGAATTGGAAATACTTCGTTTTGTAGGGGGGGGCTAA